A section of the Pseudomonas tritici genome encodes:
- a CDS encoding FecR domain-containing protein, which yields MKHDAPIAQAIVEQASEWLMLQWGGDLQGEQRQAFARWQAADPEHRRAWQRLQHLQHTLGTVPADSARAVLRDTPDTQRRAALKLLGVLLMAGGSGYLVQRSEPWQAAFAEYRTHTGEIRHVTLSDGTRLDLNSDSAVDLRFSSTERRIRLIRGEILLTSGHDPVRPLIVETPAGDVQALGTRFAVRELPDGSRVDLFEGRVRVTPLHGAAVQMNAGDSLWFNQRQSSALAAVSANASSWTEHRLIAERQPLGEFVAQLSRYRPGLLRCDQAVAGLLLTGVFPLNDTDAILAALERSLPVQVQAVTRYWVTIKARV from the coding sequence ATGAAACATGACGCGCCTATTGCCCAGGCCATTGTCGAGCAAGCCAGCGAGTGGCTGATGCTGCAATGGGGCGGCGACCTGCAAGGCGAACAACGCCAGGCCTTTGCCCGCTGGCAGGCCGCCGACCCGGAACACCGGCGTGCCTGGCAGCGTTTGCAGCACTTGCAACACACCCTTGGGACCGTACCCGCCGACAGCGCCCGCGCAGTGTTGCGCGACACACCGGACACCCAGCGCCGCGCGGCGCTAAAGCTGCTGGGCGTGTTGTTGATGGCCGGCGGCAGTGGTTACTTGGTGCAACGCAGCGAACCCTGGCAAGCCGCGTTCGCCGAATATCGCACCCACACCGGTGAGATTCGTCACGTCACCCTGAGCGACGGCACGCGCCTGGACCTCAACAGCGACAGTGCGGTGGACCTGCGTTTCAGCAGCACTGAGCGGCGTATCCGCCTGATCCGGGGTGAGATCTTGCTGACCAGCGGGCACGACCCGGTTCGACCTTTAATCGTCGAAACCCCAGCGGGTGATGTGCAGGCGCTGGGCACGCGCTTTGCCGTGCGCGAGCTGCCCGACGGCAGCCGTGTCGACCTGTTCGAAGGCCGCGTGCGCGTCACCCCGTTGCATGGCGCAGCCGTGCAGATGAATGCGGGCGACAGCCTATGGTTCAACCAGCGCCAAAGCTCGGCGCTGGCGGCGGTGAGCGCCAATGCCAGCAGTTGGACCGAACACCGCCTGATCGCCGAGCGCCAACCGCTGGGTGAGTTTGTCGCGCAACTGAGCCGTTATCGTCCGGGGTTATTACGGTGTGATCAGGCGGTGGCGGGCTTGTTGCTCACCGGCGTGTTTCCGCTGAACGATACCGACGCCATTCTCGCCGCGTTGGAGCGTTCGTTGCCGGTACAGGTGCAGGCGGTCACGCGCTATTGGGTGACGATCAAGGCGCGGGTCTGA
- a CDS encoding sigma-70 family RNA polymerase sigma factor, whose translation MDTATDGQQQLHLLYRDHHGWLQGWLRKRLGDREHAADIAQDTFLRLLVSGRFPGDKESRSYLAQIARNLVIDQWRRLRIERAYLESIAHLPEPESPSLETRALILETLMRIDAMLDRMPDNVRRAFLLSQFEGLSYAQIAERLGVTVSSVQKYMTRAIVACYQVAYEE comes from the coding sequence ATGGACACCGCGACTGACGGCCAGCAACAGCTTCATCTTTTGTACCGCGATCATCACGGCTGGCTCCAAGGCTGGCTGCGCAAGCGCCTGGGCGATCGCGAACACGCCGCCGATATCGCGCAAGACACCTTCCTGCGCCTGCTGGTGTCGGGACGCTTCCCCGGCGATAAGGAAAGCCGCAGCTACCTGGCGCAGATCGCACGCAACCTGGTGATCGACCAATGGCGGCGCCTGCGCATTGAGCGCGCCTATTTGGAAAGCATCGCGCACTTGCCCGAGCCGGAGTCGCCGTCCCTGGAAACCCGCGCGCTGATCCTCGAAACCCTGATGCGGATCGACGCCATGCTCGACCGCATGCCTGACAACGTGCGCCGCGCATTCCTGCTGTCGCAGTTCGAAGGTCTGAGCTATGCACAGATCGCCGAGCGTTTGGGCGTCACCGTCAGCTCGGTGCAGAAATACATGACCCGTGCGATTGTGGCTTGCTACCAAGTAGCTTACGAAGAATGA
- a CDS encoding outer membrane assembly lipoprotein YfiO: MRIGFLSPLALALLAGMTQQAQASSDDSCYPDWRVSRDSLDACSNQPFLNPGNDSRVNLRLLLADKKAALLAPNALSEDDLAQGFGPVPFPVYRLAPMRSTNEEPDNKPDDSRTAELDTLLQALGIKRDEYKTAGEAFLNGEGSRCRSNDDDSATAFISQVIKADMPAAEREVLVKARLQLLTACSWDGQVADAQQIQSADGQLFRTYLQAAADFYSGRFSDAERGFAAASSSNVPWLQETALYMTARTSLNQAQAEAFDEYGMPRLEHVDKSALSDAEEGFLTYLKTYPQGDYVASARGLLRRVYWLAGDNTKLAEAYAWAMTQATDTQRNVSVDELVEEADLKLLMVNSETVTTPMIQLVSDLMVMRGGNQPALSRADLEKQKAAFASAPELYDYLLAVCALYIEHQPDAALKQLPQSVPSSLNYFAFSQQTLRALALEAKQDWKGAEALWLQLLPLAKMPLQRDQLELALAMNYERSGQLAKVFAADSPISAKQVRYILLRNVAGPELLRQQIAQASDPLERQTAQFVLLYKDLLRGQYATFAEDLKQLPVAAPEDKLGTSLGYVYSASQTLKLFQWNGDKAESGYACPAITQTAAVLQNDAKNPQGLNCLGEFILRNGLDGMPLEQARAAGSLGSTASDFKGETFSRLDGYKQVIGNTKAPKNDRAYALFRVINCYGPSGYNSCGGQDVEPAVRKAWFRQLKSSFADTQWGKSLQYYW; the protein is encoded by the coding sequence ATGCGCATCGGTTTTCTGTCACCCCTGGCACTGGCACTGCTCGCGGGTATGACCCAACAGGCCCAGGCCAGCTCCGACGACTCGTGCTACCCCGATTGGCGGGTCTCGCGTGACAGTCTCGACGCGTGCAGCAACCAACCCTTCCTCAACCCGGGCAACGACAGCCGCGTCAACCTGCGCCTGCTGCTGGCGGACAAAAAGGCTGCGCTCCTGGCGCCCAATGCCTTGAGCGAAGACGACCTGGCCCAGGGCTTTGGCCCGGTGCCCTTCCCGGTCTATCGACTGGCGCCTATGCGCAGCACAAACGAAGAACCCGACAACAAGCCGGACGACTCGCGCACCGCCGAACTCGACACGCTGCTCCAAGCTCTGGGCATCAAGCGCGACGAGTACAAAACCGCCGGTGAAGCGTTCCTCAATGGCGAGGGCAGCCGCTGCCGCAGCAACGACGATGACAGCGCCACCGCATTTATCAGCCAGGTGATCAAGGCTGACATGCCGGCGGCCGAGCGCGAGGTGCTGGTGAAGGCGCGTTTGCAGTTGCTGACCGCCTGCTCCTGGGACGGCCAAGTGGCGGACGCCCAGCAGATCCAGTCCGCCGACGGCCAGCTGTTTCGCACTTACCTGCAGGCCGCCGCCGACTTCTACAGCGGTCGTTTCAGTGACGCCGAACGCGGTTTTGCCGCTGCCAGCAGTAGCAATGTGCCTTGGCTGCAGGAAACCGCGCTGTACATGACGGCGCGCACTTCTTTGAACCAGGCCCAGGCTGAAGCCTTCGACGAATACGGCATGCCGCGTCTTGAGCATGTGGATAAGTCCGCCCTGAGCGATGCCGAAGAAGGATTCCTCACCTACCTGAAAACTTATCCACAGGGCGATTACGTGGCCTCCGCCCGTGGCCTGTTGCGCCGCGTGTATTGGCTGGCGGGTGACAACACCAAGCTCGCCGAGGCCTACGCCTGGGCGATGACTCAGGCGACTGATACGCAGCGCAATGTGTCGGTGGACGAACTGGTGGAGGAAGCCGACCTCAAGCTGTTGATGGTTAATAGCGAGACCGTCACCACGCCGATGATCCAGCTTGTCAGCGACCTGATGGTGATGCGCGGTGGCAACCAGCCTGCCCTGTCCCGCGCCGACTTGGAGAAGCAAAAAGCCGCATTCGCCAGCGCGCCGGAGCTGTACGACTACTTGCTGGCGGTGTGTGCGTTGTACATCGAGCATCAACCGGACGCCGCCTTGAAGCAGTTGCCCCAGAGCGTGCCGTCGAGCCTGAACTACTTCGCCTTCAGCCAACAGACCCTGCGCGCACTGGCCCTGGAAGCCAAGCAAGACTGGAAAGGCGCCGAAGCACTATGGCTGCAACTGCTGCCCCTGGCGAAAATGCCGCTGCAACGCGACCAGCTTGAGCTGGCGTTGGCGATGAACTACGAGCGCAGCGGCCAGTTGGCCAAAGTGTTCGCCGCCGATTCGCCGATCAGCGCCAAGCAGGTGCGCTACATTCTGCTGCGCAACGTTGCAGGCCCTGAGCTGCTGCGCCAGCAGATCGCCCAGGCCAGCGACCCGCTGGAACGCCAGACCGCGCAATTCGTGCTGCTCTACAAAGACCTGCTGCGCGGCCAGTACGCGACATTCGCCGAGGACCTCAAGCAACTGCCGGTCGCTGCCCCTGAAGATAAGCTGGGTACCAGCTTGGGCTACGTCTACAGCGCCAGCCAGACCTTGAAGCTGTTCCAGTGGAATGGCGATAAAGCCGAATCCGGCTACGCCTGCCCAGCCATCACGCAAACCGCCGCCGTCCTGCAAAATGACGCGAAGAATCCACAGGGCCTGAACTGCCTGGGTGAATTCATCCTGCGTAACGGCCTGGACGGCATGCCATTGGAGCAGGCGCGCGCCGCCGGCAGCCTGGGCAGCACCGCATCGGACTTCAAGGGCGAAACCTTCTCGCGCCTGGACGGCTACAAACAGGTGATCGGCAATACCAAGGCGCCGAAGAATGACAGGGCCTACGCGCTGTTCCGCGTCATCAACTGCTATGGGCCGTCCGGCTACAACAGCTGCGGCGGGCAAGACGTTGAGCCCGCCGTGCGCAAAGCCTGGTTCCGCCAGTTGAAAAGCAGCTTTGCCGACACCCAGTGGGGCAAGTCGCTGCAGTACTACTGGTGA
- a CDS encoding efflux transporter outer membrane subunit, translated as MKQIAWLMLSIISLSACTVGPDFQKPQSPQVAQWSEPQGRKAASRAVSDPLQERWWDVFHDEQLSALTRRALTDNLDLKLASSRLQQSRAVRKVTTAERYPNVNATGDYQRQRNSGKGLSDPSGNNGRSAFNQWDMGFSASWELDFWGRVKRETEAADATLQVAENDRRAVLLSVLAETAQDYIQLRGVQNTRAVTEQNLDVARHSLKLSQLRLADGVATDLDVAEAAAQVAAIEARLPDLQQRQDQLINALSLLMGEPPQALHAQLSKDAAVPQTQRQVAIGLPSELAERRPDIRQAEARLHAATASIGVAKGDFYPRITLSGSLGSQAMQLSDFGSWGSRAFAFGPQFSLPLFNGGRLQGMLNLREAQQQEAALAYQQTVLRAWHEIDDQLTRYNASQLRRDSLAEAVRQNQIALTTAQHQYVEGVVDFVNVLTVQSALLATQEQWVESSTGVSLAMVGLYKALGGGWESVYPLQAAGR; from the coding sequence ATGAAACAAATTGCCTGGCTCATGTTGAGTATCATCAGCCTGAGTGCCTGCACCGTCGGCCCGGACTTTCAGAAACCCCAGAGCCCGCAAGTGGCGCAATGGAGCGAACCCCAGGGCCGCAAGGCGGCCAGCCGCGCCGTCAGCGACCCGCTGCAGGAACGCTGGTGGGATGTGTTCCACGACGAGCAACTCTCGGCCCTCACGCGTCGCGCGCTCACCGATAACCTCGACTTGAAACTGGCCAGCAGCCGCCTGCAACAAAGCCGCGCCGTACGCAAAGTGACCACTGCCGAGCGCTATCCCAACGTCAATGCCACCGGTGACTACCAACGCCAACGCAACAGTGGCAAAGGCCTGAGCGACCCGTCCGGCAACAACGGCCGTTCGGCCTTCAATCAATGGGACATGGGCTTCTCCGCCTCCTGGGAGCTGGATTTCTGGGGCCGCGTCAAACGTGAAACCGAAGCCGCCGACGCCACCCTGCAAGTGGCTGAAAACGACCGTCGCGCTGTGCTGCTGTCAGTGTTGGCCGAGACCGCCCAGGACTACATCCAACTGCGCGGCGTACAGAACACCCGCGCCGTCACTGAGCAAAACCTCGACGTCGCCCGCCACAGCCTCAAGCTTTCGCAGTTGCGCTTGGCTGACGGCGTGGCGACAGATTTGGATGTGGCCGAAGCCGCTGCCCAAGTCGCCGCCATCGAAGCGCGCCTGCCAGATTTGCAACAGCGTCAGGACCAACTGATCAACGCCCTCAGCCTGCTGATGGGCGAGCCGCCGCAAGCCTTGCACGCGCAGTTGTCCAAGGACGCCGCCGTGCCGCAAACCCAGCGCCAGGTTGCAATTGGCTTGCCGTCGGAGTTGGCCGAGCGTCGCCCGGATATCCGCCAGGCCGAGGCCCGGCTGCACGCTGCCACCGCGAGCATCGGCGTAGCCAAGGGCGATTTTTACCCGCGCATCACCTTGTCCGGCAGCCTCGGTTCCCAGGCCATGCAACTCTCGGATTTCGGTTCCTGGGGCTCACGCGCGTTTGCCTTCGGTCCGCAGTTCAGCCTGCCGCTGTTCAATGGCGGGCGTTTGCAAGGCATGCTGAACCTGCGCGAAGCCCAGCAACAGGAAGCGGCGCTTGCCTACCAGCAAACCGTACTGCGCGCCTGGCATGAGATCGACGACCAGCTGACCCGCTACAACGCCAGCCAACTGCGGCGCGACAGCCTCGCTGAAGCCGTGCGCCAGAACCAGATCGCCCTGACCACCGCGCAGCATCAGTACGTTGAAGGGGTGGTGGATTTCGTCAACGTGCTGACCGTGCAAAGCGCGCTGCTGGCCACGCAAGAGCAGTGGGTGGAAAGCTCCACCGGTGTGTCCCTGGCGATGGTTGGCCTGTACAAAGCCTTGGGTGGCGGCTGGGAATCGGTGTACCCGCTGCAAGCCGCTGGGCGCTGA
- a CDS encoding TonB-dependent siderophore receptor, with protein MPHHPIQPLARALRRGLFVSLLATVPMVPTFAHAEESAETLRSYNIPAGSLDQALNRFASASGILLSVDATLTEGKRSAGLQGRFGVGSGLERLLAGSGLLAVQSQGGWSLQAIPNGGPLQLGATQISGQQAQESAWGPVDGIVATRSASGSKTDSSLVEIPQTINVITAAEIKARGAQSVTQALLYTPGMSAGGFADRVKLFDEPTSRGFSPTPLYLDGLHLPYGGGSTGGALQIEPYSLERIEVLKGPASVLYGQNQPGGIVNMVSKRPSATPIHQVVLEAGTYEHKSAAIDLSGPLDEQGQFLYRLTGLANDGQDEVNYVENKRQFIAPSLTWRPNDDTNVTLFAQYQKDKGVPEAQGLPASGTLWDNPNGKIKRDLFIGEPGVNQYNREQYVLGYEVSHRLNDTWTLKQNARYAEVDDRYTAPLHGYRFVANPVTGVQDQRYLQRFGVDWAQNNKVFGVDSIAQAEFDTGAFSHTMIFGLDYYHSNSQFHGLYDRNPPIIDLFKPVYGQRLNFGQPYRWDRTITQTGLYVQDQIKWDKWALVLGGRYDWANVVNKEPLTDTRFASKDQAFTGRAGLVYLFDNGLAPFVSYTESFLPLAGTDANQKPFEPSTGNQYEVGVKYQPPGQKSFVQVSVYQLDQENVLTTNPVDTTFSTQSGAMRSRGVELEAKAALSDAWDIVASASRNDIKYTKDNDGRQGRHPAGISPLTASMWVNYTVLGDTPLAGLGAGLGVRYARQSLGDYYEGAFNVPSYSVYDASLSYDLSRSPLKLKGVKLAMNVQNLTNKTYVSQCTSNLDCYYGEGRTVVSSLTYDW; from the coding sequence ATGCCGCACCACCCAATCCAACCCTTGGCCCGCGCCCTGCGCCGTGGCTTGTTTGTCAGCCTGTTGGCGACGGTGCCGATGGTACCGACTTTCGCTCATGCCGAAGAAAGCGCCGAGACGCTGCGCAGCTACAACATTCCAGCCGGCAGCCTCGACCAGGCGCTGAACCGCTTTGCCAGTGCCTCAGGCATCTTGCTGTCGGTGGACGCCACGCTCACCGAAGGCAAGCGCAGTGCCGGTTTGCAGGGGCGCTTCGGGGTCGGGTCCGGCCTGGAACGGCTGCTGGCGGGCAGCGGTTTGTTGGCGGTGCAATCCCAGGGTGGTTGGTCGTTGCAGGCGATTCCCAATGGCGGGCCTTTGCAGCTTGGCGCCACCCAGATCAGCGGCCAGCAAGCGCAGGAAAGTGCCTGGGGCCCGGTGGACGGCATCGTGGCAACGCGCAGTGCGTCCGGCAGCAAGACGGACTCATCGCTGGTGGAAATCCCCCAAACGATCAACGTGATCACCGCCGCCGAAATCAAGGCGCGTGGGGCCCAGAGCGTCACCCAGGCGTTGCTCTACACCCCTGGCATGAGCGCTGGCGGCTTCGCCGACCGGGTCAAGTTGTTCGATGAGCCGACTTCCCGGGGCTTCTCGCCCACGCCGCTTTACCTCGATGGTTTGCACCTGCCCTACGGCGGCGGCAGTACCGGGGGCGCGTTGCAGATCGAGCCGTATTCCCTGGAACGCATCGAAGTGCTCAAGGGCCCGGCCTCGGTGCTTTATGGGCAGAACCAGCCCGGCGGCATCGTCAATATGGTCAGCAAGCGACCCAGCGCAACCCCGATACACCAAGTGGTACTGGAAGCCGGCACCTACGAGCATAAAAGCGCGGCTATCGACCTGAGCGGCCCGCTGGATGAGCAGGGGCAATTTCTGTATCGCCTCACCGGCCTGGCCAACGATGGGCAGGACGAAGTCAATTACGTCGAAAACAAACGCCAGTTCATCGCGCCCAGCCTCACCTGGCGGCCCAACGATGACACCAACGTGACGCTGTTCGCGCAGTACCAGAAAGACAAAGGCGTGCCCGAAGCCCAAGGCTTGCCGGCGTCCGGCACCTTGTGGGACAACCCCAACGGCAAGATCAAGCGCGACCTGTTCATAGGCGAACCGGGCGTCAACCAGTACAACCGCGAGCAATACGTGCTGGGCTACGAGGTTTCCCACCGCCTCAACGACACCTGGACCCTCAAGCAGAACGCACGCTACGCCGAGGTCGACGACCGCTACACCGCACCGTTGCACGGCTACCGTTTTGTCGCCAACCCGGTCACCGGCGTGCAGGACCAACGCTACCTGCAACGCTTCGGTGTGGACTGGGCGCAGAACAACAAAGTGTTTGGCGTGGACAGCATCGCCCAGGCCGAATTCGACACGGGTGCGTTCTCCCACACCATGATCTTCGGCCTGGATTACTACCATTCCAACTCGCAGTTCCATGGTTTGTACGATCGCAACCCGCCGATCATCGACCTGTTCAAGCCGGTCTATGGCCAGCGCTTGAACTTTGGCCAGCCGTATCGCTGGGACCGCACCATCACTCAGACCGGCCTCTACGTGCAGGACCAGATCAAGTGGGACAAATGGGCGTTGGTCCTCGGCGGTCGCTACGACTGGGCCAACGTGGTCAATAAAGAACCCCTGACCGATACCCGCTTCGCCAGCAAAGACCAGGCGTTCACTGGGCGTGCGGGACTGGTGTACCTGTTCGATAACGGCCTGGCACCCTTCGTCAGTTATACGGAATCCTTCCTGCCGTTGGCGGGCACCGATGCGAACCAAAAGCCGTTCGAGCCGTCCACCGGCAACCAATACGAAGTCGGCGTGAAGTACCAGCCGCCCGGCCAGAAGAGTTTCGTGCAGGTTTCGGTCTACCAACTGGACCAGGAAAATGTGCTCACCACCAATCCCGTGGACACCACCTTCAGCACCCAAAGCGGCGCCATGCGTTCACGCGGAGTGGAGCTGGAAGCCAAGGCTGCGCTTAGCGACGCTTGGGACATCGTCGCATCGGCGTCGCGCAACGACATCAAATACACCAAGGACAACGACGGCCGCCAAGGCCGCCACCCTGCCGGCATCTCGCCGCTCACCGCATCGATGTGGGTCAATTACACCGTGCTCGGCGACACTCCACTGGCCGGCCTCGGCGCAGGCCTGGGCGTACGCTACGCGCGCCAAAGCCTGGGCGACTACTACGAAGGCGCCTTCAACGTGCCGTCCTACAGCGTCTACGACGCCAGCCTGAGCTACGACCTGAGCCGTTCGCCGCTCAAGCTCAAAGGCGTGAAACTGGCGATGAACGTGCAGAACCTCACTAACAAAACCTACGTGTCGCAGTGCACCAGTAATCTGGATTGCTACTACGGGGAAGGGCGCACGGTGGTGTCGAGCCTGACCTACGACTGGTAG
- a CDS encoding DUF3142 domain-containing protein, giving the protein MKHLWLGLLLLASPAFGAVDARNYDAFWLWSGVTPQPVLKQAKTLYILQGQINATRRAPGRGVQMIAQGISVPRITQGEIWIVYRAHTLRWPEQVYRQLLGQVQRWREAGNPVVGIQIDFDARTQYLHEYADFLRDLRQRLPADLRLSITGLMDWSSNADPAAIAQLKGVVDEVVVQTYQGRHSIPDYAAYLPRMNRLGLPFKIGLIQGGTWEEPGYLQRSEWFRGYVVFLQNP; this is encoded by the coding sequence GTGAAACACCTGTGGCTAGGCTTGCTGTTACTGGCAAGCCCGGCCTTCGGCGCCGTCGACGCCCGCAACTATGACGCCTTTTGGCTGTGGAGCGGCGTCACCCCACAACCGGTGCTCAAGCAGGCCAAAACCCTGTATATCCTTCAGGGCCAGATCAACGCCACCCGCCGCGCGCCAGGGCGCGGCGTGCAGATGATCGCGCAGGGCATCAGCGTGCCGCGCATCACTCAGGGTGAAATCTGGATCGTCTACCGCGCCCACACCCTGCGCTGGCCAGAACAGGTCTACCGTCAACTGCTCGGCCAGGTGCAACGCTGGCGTGAAGCGGGCAACCCGGTCGTCGGGATCCAGATCGACTTCGACGCCCGCACCCAATACCTGCACGAATACGCCGACTTCCTGCGCGACCTGCGCCAACGCCTGCCGGCCGACCTGCGCTTGAGCATCACTGGCCTGATGGATTGGAGCAGCAACGCCGACCCGGCCGCCATTGCGCAGCTCAAAGGCGTGGTGGATGAAGTGGTAGTGCAGACCTATCAAGGGCGGCACAGCATTCCGGATTACGCGGCGTACCTGCCACGAATGAATAGGCTGGGGTTGCCGTTCAAGATCGGGCTGATTCAAGGCGGGACGTGGGAGGAACCTGGGTATTTGCAGCGGAGTGAGTGGTTTCGGGGGTATGTGGTATTTTTGCAGAACCCTTGA